A single genomic interval of uncultured Desulfobacter sp. harbors:
- a CDS encoding 2-oxoacid:acceptor oxidoreductase subunit alpha, with protein sequence MKTDVTLKIAGAAGQGIQTIGDLLSDVCHQSGLFTFSVDDYESRVRGGHNFNLLRISDKKLTAPGNRLDILVCINKDDYDLYKEELRSGGIAIINAEEQEAKDKKCFEIPLKKLAEEAGDKITANTVASGAVLAILGTPLTLLADVLKKRFAGKGENVVALNIAAAQKGFDAVKGLSQDIGFTWEAKKNNHIVLSGAKAAALGALAADCRFFPFYPMSPATGVIANVTSYTDRLPVVVEQAEDEIAAVMMAIGASFAGVRAMTATSGGGFCLMTEGLGLAAMTETPLVIVNAQRPGPATGLATRTGQADLLFSVHASHDEFPRFIFAPGTPVEIFETMKRAFHLAEKYQVPAIVLLDQFLANSSVTEVNTLSVAPEIERFYEQNNSGSDDDPYLRYALVEGGVSPQRVPCSGPGLVRVTGNEHDPEGHISENVANKIAMTKKRAAKLPAMIKEMEAPFLVNPTAPVFLVGWGSTRGNILEAVERLQAQGLEIGAAVFKDLWPMDRKAIGQMLGDKKLIMVEQNQTGQLGRLLAQEAGIASYDTIFKYDGRPFFPDYIVQKAKELVK encoded by the coding sequence ATGAAAACTGATGTAACACTAAAAATTGCAGGTGCAGCAGGGCAGGGCATTCAAACCATTGGCGACCTGCTCTCCGACGTGTGTCACCAAAGCGGTTTGTTTACCTTCTCCGTGGATGATTATGAATCAAGAGTCAGGGGCGGGCACAATTTTAACCTGCTGCGAATCAGTGATAAGAAACTTACCGCGCCCGGCAACCGGCTTGATATCCTTGTCTGCATTAACAAGGATGACTATGATTTGTATAAAGAAGAGCTGCGGTCCGGGGGCATTGCCATCATTAATGCAGAGGAACAAGAGGCAAAAGACAAGAAATGCTTTGAAATTCCTTTAAAAAAACTGGCAGAAGAAGCCGGCGATAAAATAACAGCCAATACAGTGGCCTCTGGTGCGGTGCTTGCCATTCTCGGCACACCCTTAACTCTGCTGGCGGATGTTTTAAAAAAGCGGTTTGCCGGCAAAGGCGAAAACGTCGTGGCGCTTAATATTGCAGCGGCCCAAAAAGGCTTTGATGCGGTAAAAGGCTTAAGCCAGGATATCGGGTTTACATGGGAGGCAAAAAAGAACAATCATATTGTTCTCAGCGGGGCCAAGGCTGCAGCCTTAGGCGCACTGGCCGCGGACTGCCGGTTTTTTCCCTTTTACCCCATGAGTCCGGCTACAGGTGTAATCGCCAATGTAACTTCTTATACGGATAGACTTCCTGTGGTTGTTGAACAGGCAGAAGATGAGATTGCCGCCGTCATGATGGCCATTGGCGCTTCCTTTGCCGGTGTCCGCGCCATGACCGCAACCTCGGGCGGCGGTTTTTGTCTCATGACCGAAGGGTTAGGGCTTGCCGCGATGACGGAAACACCGCTGGTGATCGTCAATGCCCAGCGTCCGGGGCCTGCCACAGGGCTGGCTACCAGGACCGGCCAGGCAGATTTGCTCTTTTCCGTCCATGCCTCCCATGACGAATTCCCACGGTTTATTTTTGCGCCGGGCACACCTGTTGAGATTTTCGAGACCATGAAGCGGGCCTTTCATCTGGCAGAAAAATACCAGGTTCCGGCCATTGTGCTTCTTGACCAGTTTTTGGCCAACTCCAGCGTGACGGAAGTTAACACTCTTTCGGTGGCACCTGAAATTGAACGCTTTTATGAACAAAACAACAGTGGCAGCGACGATGATCCCTATTTGCGCTATGCCCTGGTAGAAGGCGGTGTCTCTCCACAAAGAGTGCCCTGTTCAGGCCCGGGGCTTGTCCGGGTGACGGGTAATGAGCATGACCCCGAAGGGCACATCAGTGAAAATGTCGCAAATAAAATAGCCATGACAAAGAAGCGTGCTGCAAAACTGCCTGCCATGATCAAAGAGATGGAAGCCCCTTTCCTGGTCAACCCAACAGCCCCGGTGTTTCTTGTGGGGTGGGGATCAACAAGGGGGAATATTTTGGAAGCGGTTGAAAGGCTGCAAGCCCAAGGCCTAGAGATCGGGGCCGCCGTGTTCAAGGATTTGTGGCCCATGGACCGAAAAGCGATTGGGCAGATGCTGGGTGATAAAAAACTGATCATGGTGGAGCAAAATCAGACCGGCCAGTTGGGACGACTGCTTGCCCAGGAAGCCGGAATCGCTTCCTATGACACCATCTTCAAATATGACGGCAGACCTTTTTTTCCGGACTATATTGTTCAAAAGGCAAAGGAGCTTGTGAAATAA
- a CDS encoding Mrp/NBP35 family ATP-binding protein: MTQKVKAKNIMGRMPEGEVDAKVKETLKHITHKFMVMSGKGGVGKSSVAVNLATVLTTMGYKVGLMDVDIHGPDIPRMLGIKGDLDVNEDKKIVPARYSPKLSVVSIESLMPDKDEAIIWRGPAKHAAIRQFVGDVEWGNLDYLIIDAPPGTGDEPLTVAHLIKDARAIIVTTPQEVALADVRKSIRFCRQVKMDIFGLVENMSGYVCPKCGEILDIFGTGGGERTAKEQGLHFLGKIPLDPSLVALGDAGRSIQAENPSSPVTKAFHSLAKEVVCQSRLP; this comes from the coding sequence ATGACACAAAAAGTAAAAGCCAAAAATATCATGGGCAGGATGCCTGAAGGTGAAGTTGATGCCAAAGTTAAAGAGACGTTAAAACATATCACCCATAAATTCATGGTGATGAGCGGGAAAGGTGGCGTGGGAAAGTCCAGTGTTGCCGTGAATCTGGCCACAGTCCTGACTACCATGGGTTATAAAGTCGGGCTCATGGATGTGGACATTCATGGACCCGATATTCCCAGGATGCTCGGCATCAAGGGCGACCTCGATGTGAATGAAGACAAAAAAATTGTTCCGGCACGGTATTCTCCCAAGCTTTCAGTGGTTTCCATAGAGTCGCTTATGCCGGATAAGGATGAAGCCATTATCTGGCGGGGACCGGCCAAACACGCAGCCATCAGGCAGTTTGTCGGGGATGTGGAGTGGGGCAATCTGGACTACCTTATTATAGACGCCCCTCCGGGCACAGGTGATGAACCCCTGACCGTGGCCCACCTTATCAAGGATGCCCGGGCCATCATCGTGACCACGCCCCAGGAGGTGGCACTGGCCGATGTACGCAAATCCATCCGCTTCTGCCGCCAGGTAAAGATGGATATTTTCGGCCTGGTGGAAAATATGAGTGGTTATGTCTGTCCGAAATGTGGTGAAATCCTGGATATTTTCGGCACAGGCGGCGGCGAGCGCACGGCCAAGGAGCAGGGTCTTCATTTTCTTGGTAAAATTCCTTTGGATCCATCATTGGTTGCCTTGGGCGATGCCGGCCGTTCCATCCAGGCGGAAAACCCATCCTCCCCTGTGACCAAGGCATTCCATTCCCTGGCAAAAGAAGTGGTCTGCCAGAGCCGGTTGCCATGA
- a CDS encoding cache domain-containing protein: MMKTRISNISLITALTIASLFSAVILWDMHSIFTQFSLKNKEGLRIFYIDQQKKLIKNEVERLTKRISATKNAIIKSAEKNLKDQVHSAEDFIENVYMTHEKDQYNTHINNLITSFNWANKSGYFYIISGDGTVRYHGARPELVGKNFYSLEKKFSDFVKFLKEVKTSGSAMRNYMFYKPGEGDKFYKKLGYAVYNRAFDIIIGTGYYMDSLNEQGKREILEFIAGDRFGYQDYGYFWIFSTDYRTIFHIDPNIYNIDLKTFRGANNKLVIKEFVDIATSKGSGFSTYYWELPGQVRTAEKISYLVYIPDWDWILGSGFYFENFYELVGAVEGISSSLLKQEMNKKQPDYYLSFCLYPGGGTFCLQKNPKN; encoded by the coding sequence ATGATGAAAACTAGAATTTCCAACATTTCGCTAATTACAGCGCTTACAATCGCATCCTTGTTTTCCGCGGTCATTCTGTGGGATATGCACAGCATTTTCACACAATTCAGCCTAAAAAATAAGGAAGGGCTTCGAATTTTTTATATTGATCAACAAAAAAAACTTATCAAAAACGAAGTTGAACGGCTAACCAAACGCATATCCGCAACAAAGAATGCCATAATCAAATCTGCCGAAAAGAATCTTAAAGACCAAGTGCATTCGGCGGAAGATTTTATTGAAAATGTATACATGACCCATGAGAAGGATCAGTATAACACGCATATAAACAACTTGATCACATCTTTTAACTGGGCCAACAAGTCAGGCTATTTTTATATTATATCCGGTGACGGTACTGTCAGGTATCATGGTGCGAGGCCGGAACTGGTCGGTAAAAATTTTTATTCCCTGGAAAAAAAGTTCTCTGATTTCGTGAAATTTCTTAAAGAGGTAAAAACCAGCGGATCTGCCATGAGAAACTACATGTTCTATAAACCGGGCGAGGGGGACAAATTCTATAAAAAGCTCGGGTATGCCGTATACAACAGGGCATTTGATATCATTATCGGCACGGGATACTACATGGACAGTCTGAATGAACAGGGTAAACGGGAAATCCTGGAATTTATTGCCGGAGACAGGTTCGGCTATCAAGATTATGGCTACTTCTGGATATTTTCAACCGATTATAGAACAATTTTTCACATTGACCCCAATATCTATAATATTGATCTGAAAACATTCCGCGGCGCAAACAACAAACTGGTCATCAAGGAGTTTGTTGACATCGCAACATCCAAAGGCAGTGGGTTCAGCACCTATTACTGGGAGCTTCCCGGACAGGTAAGAACGGCTGAAAAAATATCGTATCTGGTATATATTCCGGACTGGGACTGGATTCTAGGCTCTGGATTTTATTTTGAAAATTTTTATGAACTTGTGGGAGCGGTGGAGGGAATAAGCAGTTCACTGCTTAAACAGGAGATGAATAAAAAACAGCCTGATTATTATCTCTCTTTTTGTCTTTACCCTGGTGGCGGCACTTTTTGTTTACAAAAGAATCCGAAAAATTGA
- a CDS encoding alpha-hydroxy-acid oxidizing protein, translating to MTIWQCTMCFTTMEQEEQPEHCSFCGADSRVILDKETLPQTLEAVRDRARKNLKGFCAAYPACDGKFDKVCQKEAYGKPIGFGGAGAGFSFRANVASLEAVRFKLRVVGEHTEPDTSCSFLGTKLDFPVMAASTAGAERYNNAISEEDFCRAVIRGCKDAGTLGWRGDTFFYTPDDNPALRAIKKEGMPAVPIFKPRSQDVLKRLIRMAEELGCPAVGVDLDGCGSTIMARHHQPVFRKSVTDIKELVQATSLPFIAKGIMTVEDAVSCADAGVKVVSVSNHGGRVLDATPGTAEVLPDIAKELKGQVTITADGGVRTGYDVLKMLALGADFVLLGRDVIRAAVGAGSLGVRIHMEHIHKILKTAMFMTGVSTIADIDSSILC from the coding sequence ATGACTATCTGGCAATGCACCATGTGCTTTACTACCATGGAGCAGGAAGAGCAACCTGAACATTGCAGCTTTTGCGGGGCTGACAGCCGCGTTATTCTTGATAAGGAAACCCTTCCTCAAACCCTTGAAGCCGTCCGGGACAGGGCAAGAAAAAATCTCAAAGGGTTTTGTGCGGCTTACCCTGCCTGTGACGGCAAATTTGATAAAGTTTGTCAGAAAGAGGCCTATGGCAAGCCCATTGGATTCGGAGGTGCCGGTGCAGGCTTCTCCTTTCGGGCAAATGTTGCATCCCTTGAGGCGGTGCGCTTTAAATTAAGGGTGGTGGGGGAACATACCGAACCTGACACCTCCTGCTCATTTTTAGGTACAAAATTGGATTTTCCGGTTATGGCAGCTTCTACGGCAGGTGCTGAGCGCTATAACAATGCCATCAGTGAAGAAGATTTCTGCAGGGCCGTAATCCGGGGCTGTAAAGATGCCGGTACCTTGGGCTGGCGGGGAGATACGTTTTTTTATACTCCAGATGACAACCCAGCGCTCAGAGCCATAAAAAAAGAAGGCATGCCGGCCGTTCCCATCTTCAAACCCAGATCCCAGGATGTGCTCAAACGGCTCATTCGCATGGCCGAAGAACTGGGATGTCCTGCTGTTGGTGTGGATCTTGACGGATGTGGGTCCACCATCATGGCCCGGCATCATCAGCCGGTGTTCCGCAAGAGTGTAACGGATATCAAAGAACTGGTCCAGGCCACGTCTCTGCCCTTCATTGCCAAAGGGATTATGACGGTGGAGGATGCCGTAAGCTGTGCCGATGCAGGTGTCAAGGTGGTCAGTGTTTCGAATCACGGGGGCCGGGTGCTTGATGCCACGCCGGGAACGGCAGAGGTGCTTCCGGATATTGCCAAGGAACTTAAAGGCCAGGTTACCATCACGGCGGACGGTGGGGTCAGAACCGGCTATGACGTACTCAAGATGCTGGCTCTGGGCGCCGACTTTGTTCTTCTGGGCAGGGATGTGATCCGGGCCGCCGTAGGCGCAGGTTCCCTGGGCGTCAGAATACATATGGAACATATTCACAAGATATTGAAAACAGCCATGTTTATGACCGGTGTCAGTACCATCGCTGATATTGATTCATCCATATTGTGCTGA
- a CDS encoding EAL domain-containing protein, with product MAALFVYKRIRKIESEQKKFLNDLIQYKTVIDKSAIVSITDLHGNIVHVNDEMCEVTGFNREELLNATHNQLSHPDNPASTYQELWETIKKGKTWRGIFKNLKKDSGYFFQKTTIVPFKDKDGKVIKYISISHDVTEVFENKSQLQKYLNYDTLTQLNNRNCLIMEIKKAKSADLAIIDIDDFHKINETYGMKTGDELLKLFASRLSNHIHLYRYFIYRLHSDVFAVFSTQSDKNLFMIDVETALKDIVKATFIIGDKELMISVITGYAHGSGNIMAHADAALQFAKANNIDHYAYDPLKVDNSKIYEQNIRVVKMLSSAIDEDRVVPFFQPITGAGRPKFESLMRIKDTDGGIIAPEQFLDISKQTRFYPALTKIMVKKTIDTFIDDDSRFSINISMEDIQNSETMTFIYDYAVNNNIMSRMILELVESECLSSFAGATEIIYKFKNAGAKIAIDDFGTGYSNFDYLLKIKADYIKIDGSIIKLITKDERAVDVVNSIVSYANKLKMKTIAEYISSESLSTKTKALGVNYQQGFYHGKPEPVPDKTIF from the coding sequence GTGGCGGCACTTTTTGTTTACAAAAGAATCCGAAAAATTGAATCTGAGCAGAAAAAATTTCTCAATGATCTGATACAGTACAAAACAGTGATAGACAAAAGCGCAATCGTCAGTATTACTGACCTGCACGGAAATATTGTTCATGTGAATGACGAAATGTGTGAGGTTACAGGGTTTAATAGAGAAGAGCTACTGAATGCTACCCACAATCAACTCAGCCATCCGGACAACCCTGCCTCAACATACCAGGAACTGTGGGAGACCATTAAAAAGGGAAAAACCTGGCGCGGGATCTTTAAAAATCTCAAAAAAGACAGTGGGTATTTTTTCCAAAAAACGACCATCGTGCCGTTTAAAGATAAAGATGGCAAAGTGATTAAATATATTTCAATCAGCCATGATGTGACCGAAGTGTTTGAAAACAAATCCCAGCTTCAAAAATACCTCAATTATGACACGTTGACCCAGTTGAACAACAGAAACTGTCTGATCATGGAGATAAAAAAAGCCAAATCGGCAGACCTTGCTATCATTGATATAGACGATTTTCATAAAATAAATGAAACATACGGAATGAAGACCGGAGACGAACTGCTTAAACTATTTGCTTCAAGGCTTTCTAATCATATACATCTGTATCGCTATTTTATCTACAGGCTGCACTCTGATGTATTTGCCGTATTTTCCACCCAAAGTGATAAAAATCTTTTTATGATCGACGTTGAAACAGCACTTAAGGATATTGTTAAAGCGACCTTCATCATCGGGGACAAGGAGTTGATGATCAGTGTCATCACAGGTTACGCGCATGGCTCGGGCAACATTATGGCCCATGCAGATGCGGCGTTGCAGTTTGCAAAAGCAAACAATATCGATCACTACGCCTATGATCCTTTAAAAGTGGATAACAGCAAGATATATGAACAAAATATCCGGGTTGTAAAAATGCTCAGCAGCGCCATTGATGAAGACCGGGTCGTGCCGTTTTTCCAGCCGATCACAGGTGCCGGCAGACCAAAGTTTGAAAGCCTGATGCGTATCAAGGACACGGATGGCGGCATAATCGCTCCGGAACAGTTCCTTGATATCAGCAAACAGACCCGGTTTTATCCGGCGCTGACCAAAATCATGGTAAAAAAGACCATAGACACATTTATCGACGATGACAGCAGGTTCAGTATCAATATTTCGATGGAGGATATCCAGAACAGCGAGACCATGACCTTTATTTATGACTATGCGGTTAATAACAACATTATGTCACGCATGATACTTGAACTTGTGGAGTCGGAATGCCTGTCTTCCTTCGCCGGTGCAACAGAGATCATTTACAAATTTAAAAATGCCGGCGCAAAAATTGCCATTGATGATTTTGGTACAGGATACTCCAACTTTGATTATCTGCTGAAAATCAAAGCAGACTATATCAAAATTGACGGCAGTATCATCAAATTGATCACCAAAGATGAGCGGGCCGTTGATGTTGTTAACTCCATTGTCTCTTATGCAAATAAGCTTAAGATGAAAACCATCGCAGAGTACATCTCCAGTGAGTCGCTTTCTACCAAGACAAAAGCCCTTGGGGTCAATTATCAACAAGGGTTTTACCATGGAAAACCCGAGCCGGTTCCTGATAAAACAATTTTTTAA
- a CDS encoding IscA/HesB family protein — translation MINVTKPAQEQVRLYFEGKEIAPIRILLNGDGCAGPSLAMALDEKKETDAVFTFDGVEYIMDKDLMEKASPVDIDFEGTGFRLQSTLEPPAGCKGCGSGTCHS, via the coding sequence ATGATAAATGTTACCAAACCTGCCCAGGAACAGGTAAGACTCTATTTTGAAGGTAAAGAAATTGCGCCCATCAGAATTCTTCTCAATGGTGACGGATGCGCTGGGCCAAGCCTTGCCATGGCTTTGGACGAGAAAAAAGAGACGGATGCCGTGTTTACCTTTGATGGTGTGGAATACATCATGGATAAGGATTTGATGGAAAAAGCAAGTCCTGTGGATATTGATTTTGAAGGTACGGGCTTTCGTCTTCAATCCACTTTGGAACCGCCTGCCGGATGCAAAGGTTGCGGCAGCGGAACATGCCATAGCTAA
- a CDS encoding flavodoxin family protein produces MNILLLQGGAKKNGNTAKVLEWVKAELIGLGHDVETVYLHSKNLKGCMGCGKCKQTMDAPGCIQKDDMPEIMEKMIKARAVVFSSPLYFWGVNAQLKSVIDRTYSLYATAPEHISLVEGQRQGLLMTGGGPFENNAAEAFTAFGRMQKYHKSINAAELFVGGCSTPDQMDASVKDQACEFARKLTGQI; encoded by the coding sequence ATGAACATACTGCTGTTGCAGGGAGGCGCCAAAAAAAATGGAAACACGGCAAAGGTGCTCGAATGGGTGAAAGCGGAACTGATCGGTCTTGGCCATGATGTGGAAACGGTTTACCTGCATTCAAAAAACCTTAAAGGGTGCATGGGCTGTGGAAAATGCAAACAGACAATGGATGCCCCAGGTTGTATCCAAAAGGATGATATGCCTGAAATTATGGAAAAGATGATTAAGGCCCGGGCTGTTGTCTTTTCCTCCCCCTTATATTTCTGGGGCGTAAATGCCCAGCTTAAATCCGTCATCGACCGCACGTACAGTCTGTATGCCACCGCACCTGAACATATATCCCTTGTGGAAGGCCAGAGACAGGGGCTTTTGATGACAGGCGGCGGCCCTTTTGAAAACAATGCCGCAGAAGCATTCACCGCATTCGGCAGGATGCAAAAATACCACAAATCAATCAATGCAGCAGAATTATTTGTGGGCGGATGCTCAACACCGGATCAAATGGATGCTTCCGTCAAAGACCAGGCGTGTGAGTTTGCCCGCAAACTCACGGGTCAGATTTAA
- a CDS encoding electron transfer flavoprotein subunit beta/FixA family protein — translation MENNVLDIIVCIKQVPMVSELPWNSKTGTLKRELAQGMMDPASRLALEAGVRLQRAGQSEDRRIRVTALTMGPPMAEEVLHQAVSLGADHGVLLTDRKMAGADTNLTSFILGRYIRMFKPDTGLVLCGAQTSDSETAQVGPQLACELDWPAIGWASDIRLTQKTLVVTRLVDDFMETLEMDLPGLVSIDLGAFFPRYAGLAGVAQAFAAPKIDIVDADQLELDKDFNALKDSPTRILDVFSPATQKENRVLKGAAKTVVDKLFTDYGKIISSAMGKDLKNK, via the coding sequence ATGGAAAATAATGTACTTGATATCATTGTATGCATCAAACAGGTGCCCATGGTGTCTGAACTGCCCTGGAATTCCAAAACCGGCACCTTGAAGCGGGAGCTTGCCCAGGGCATGATGGACCCGGCCTCTCGCCTTGCCCTTGAGGCCGGAGTTCGCCTTCAAAGGGCAGGGCAGTCAGAAGATCGCCGGATCCGGGTGACCGCACTGACCATGGGCCCGCCCATGGCCGAGGAGGTGCTTCACCAGGCCGTGTCCCTGGGCGCAGACCATGGGGTGCTGCTCACGGACCGGAAAATGGCCGGGGCCGACACCAATCTTACCTCTTTTATCCTTGGCCGATATATAAGGATGTTTAAGCCTGATACCGGTCTTGTGCTCTGCGGCGCCCAGACCAGTGACAGTGAGACGGCCCAGGTTGGTCCCCAGTTGGCCTGTGAACTGGATTGGCCGGCAATCGGCTGGGCGTCGGATATCCGGTTAACCCAAAAAACACTTGTGGTCACCCGGCTGGTGGATGATTTTATGGAAACCCTGGAGATGGATTTGCCGGGCCTTGTGAGCATAGACCTGGGCGCGTTTTTTCCCCGTTATGCAGGACTTGCCGGCGTGGCCCAGGCTTTTGCCGCTCCCAAAATTGACATTGTGGATGCCGATCAGCTGGAACTGGACAAGGATTTCAACGCTCTTAAAGATTCGCCCACCCGTATTCTGGATGTGTTTTCGCCTGCCACCCAAAAAGAGAACCGGGTGCTCAAAGGGGCGGCTAAAACCGTGGTGGACAAGCTGTTTACAGATTATGGAAAAATTATCAGTTCAGCTATGGGCAAGGATTTAAAAAACAAATGA
- a CDS encoding DUF393 domain-containing protein, which produces MNQLTFCEKCLPIFSKGFKMDENKDMITVYYDGACPACVKDRERYEKLAGSAGKNVFWFDITGQKERMHEVGIDPQKALMELHVKNTDQQILSEIDAYILLMNKVPLLRPLAWLIGLPLIRPILSKIYHRKVNSRLKRSGRL; this is translated from the coding sequence ATGAACCAACTGACCTTCTGTGAGAAATGCTTACCAATATTCTCGAAAGGTTTTAAAATGGACGAGAACAAAGACATGATCACCGTCTATTATGATGGCGCATGCCCAGCATGTGTTAAAGACAGGGAACGCTATGAAAAACTTGCTGGTAGCGCAGGAAAAAATGTGTTTTGGTTTGATATTACGGGGCAAAAGGAGCGAATGCATGAAGTCGGCATTGACCCTCAAAAAGCCTTAATGGAGCTTCACGTTAAGAATACGGATCAGCAGATCCTTTCAGAGATCGATGCATACATCCTGCTTATGAATAAAGTGCCGCTGTTGAGACCTCTGGCATGGCTGATAGGTCTTCCATTGATTCGCCCGATACTCTCAAAAATATATCACCGGAAGGTTAATTCCAGATTAAAGCGCAGTGGAAGACTGTGA
- a CDS encoding thiamine pyrophosphate-dependent enzyme translates to MVTPKDFDCKFENKWCPGCGNFPILAAMKNAFAQQQIPPEKLTLISGIGQAGKTPHFLKCNMFHGLHGRALPVATGTKIANNDLTVVVNCGDGDCYGEGGNHFLATIRRNIDITLLVHNNQIYGLTKGQASPTSSLGMVTKLQNTGTPSTQFSALAIALAAGAGFVARGLSGEPEHLTDLIVKAMNYKGFALVDILQPCVSFNKINTLNWYKERAYKLEDTDHDPQDMAKAFKLAQEWEESLPLGVLYEADGAPYHERVPNLKAKALAAHDCDSTLLADTLLQNL, encoded by the coding sequence ATGGTTACTCCAAAAGATTTTGACTGCAAATTCGAAAACAAATGGTGCCCGGGATGTGGTAATTTCCCGATTCTTGCCGCTATGAAAAATGCTTTTGCGCAACAGCAGATTCCGCCTGAAAAGCTCACACTGATATCCGGTATCGGACAGGCCGGAAAAACACCGCACTTTCTCAAATGCAACATGTTCCATGGGCTTCACGGCAGGGCGCTTCCCGTTGCAACCGGAACAAAGATTGCCAATAATGATCTTACGGTGGTGGTTAACTGCGGGGATGGTGACTGCTATGGCGAAGGTGGTAACCACTTTCTTGCGACAATCAGGCGAAATATCGACATCACGCTTTTGGTGCACAACAACCAGATTTACGGGCTGACCAAGGGCCAGGCGTCTCCCACGTCAAGCCTGGGGATGGTCACAAAACTACAGAACACCGGTACCCCTTCAACCCAATTTTCCGCCCTGGCCATTGCCCTGGCTGCCGGGGCCGGATTTGTGGCACGGGGGCTGTCCGGAGAGCCTGAGCATTTGACGGATCTGATCGTTAAAGCCATGAACTACAAGGGCTTTGCGTTGGTAGATATTTTACAGCCATGTGTATCCTTTAATAAAATAAATACCCTAAACTGGTATAAAGAGCGTGCTTACAAACTCGAGGATACGGATCATGACCCCCAGGATATGGCAAAGGCGTTTAAGCTGGCCCAGGAGTGGGAAGAAAGCCTTCCTTTGGGTGTGCTGTATGAGGCCGATGGTGCACCATATCACGAACGGGTTCCCAATCTTAAGGCAAAAGCCCTTGCCGCACATGATTGTGACAGCACACTTCTGGCAGATACGCTTTTACAAAACCTATAG
- a CDS encoding electron transfer flavoprotein subunit alpha/FixB family protein, whose protein sequence is MSKNSTNKDIWVLGDYRNYFKNRVTLQILARARALAAQTGGQVCGVVFGDDVGGYAGEYIAHGADRVYVIDHPRLKSYGIETFTNLLIRLARDMNPDIILIGATRFGQEVAPRVAKQLDTGLTADCIDLEIDDKGRLVQIAPSFGGNLIARILTPKARPQMATVRPGTFHELPHDNTAQGEVVKLDLPEDLPAERIRCTHSEYRPAKTLGIEKADIVITGGRGMGSKGKFKKLFELAGLLNAEVGATRPVVHAGWVDHEALVGQAGKHIRPKVLFSFGISGAIQHTAALMDADFIVAVNKNPDATMMKLADVAIVADANQVCSGIIRALKEKIRD, encoded by the coding sequence ATGTCAAAAAATTCAACCAACAAAGATATCTGGGTGCTTGGGGACTATCGTAACTATTTTAAAAACCGGGTTACGCTTCAGATTCTGGCAAGGGCCAGGGCGCTTGCTGCGCAGACGGGTGGCCAGGTGTGCGGCGTGGTTTTTGGGGATGATGTGGGTGGATATGCCGGCGAATATATTGCCCATGGTGCGGACCGGGTTTATGTGATTGATCATCCAAGACTTAAATCCTACGGCATTGAGACCTTTACCAACCTTTTGATACGGCTGGCCCGGGACATGAATCCGGATATCATCCTGATTGGGGCCACCCGCTTTGGCCAGGAAGTGGCACCCCGGGTGGCAAAGCAGCTGGACACCGGGCTTACCGCCGACTGCATTGATCTTGAGATAGACGATAAAGGACGGCTTGTCCAGATTGCACCATCCTTTGGGGGCAACCTAATTGCACGGATACTCACGCCAAAAGCCCGGCCCCAGATGGCAACGGTGCGGCCCGGCACCTTCCATGAATTGCCCCATGATAACACGGCCCAAGGCGAGGTGGTCAAACTTGATCTGCCCGAAGATCTGCCGGCCGAGCGGATTCGCTGCACCCATTCGGAATACCGGCCTGCCAAAACCCTGGGCATTGAAAAGGCGGATATTGTCATCACCGGCGGCAGAGGCATGGGGTCCAAGGGTAAATTTAAAAAATTGTTTGAACTGGCCGGTCTGCTCAATGCCGAGGTTGGGGCCACGCGCCCTGTTGTACATGCCGGATGGGTGGACCATGAGGCACTGGTGGGCCAGGCCGGTAAGCATATCCGGCCCAAGGTGCTGTTCTCCTTTGGTATCTCCGGGGCCATCCAGCACACGGCCGCGCTGATGGATGCTGACTTCATTGTGGCTGTGAACAAAAATCCCGATGCCACCATGATGAAACTTGCGGATGTAGCCATTGTGGCAGATGCCAACCAGGTTTGCTCCGGAATTATCCGGGCACTGAAGGAGAAGATAAGGGACTAA